One stretch of Daphnia pulicaria isolate SC F1-1A chromosome 8, SC_F0-13Bv2, whole genome shotgun sequence DNA includes these proteins:
- the LOC124310856 gene encoding uncharacterized protein LOC124310856 — protein sequence MAAPDELVEPTNTILRNQVSIEQDRIVDRELLAKAVTMSSEARLIDFAFMKQISSNDFPLVGIMVADLLDSISIPVSLNDFSNLKRNSEKSFYGQGYNISYDTSLRDALEIDGSRVCPLTHANIELSSLIIQHLGLPSNELLNVRAKLRKLLLYEIGGHYIFDSNQLDTIGTVILQIPVEEGHEGGHWKVQHNGPSQTFMNDSKSDTNFYLSEFYGKCKHSMEKVTKGCNVALVFEIVCTNAKTTIPLDYPVILTALKEIKQSLNPWTLDFPEENLSNNEFLCLEKSWDKQVLYFDLQENYEKRDLKFQLLRGKDKNLAHLLQCCSFLDVHLVNLIQQEAGIPQPHTADSVESSGNVGQEFSWQWIDTEDNIRNLALKLDLEQQCVGPFRPHVNSNTVIQETEEMTQEEDSNSEMTTVKRCSYRSVLVIWPKHHSVWMYCRYGLPSLITRMENLLASTSQWQEEERKRVTRDLRQLVHYCCAQPKLVWTNIDMQKGELTWKLLYFCITLRAREEGLTLLKTLGADFEEQCQELLEISTEAFEGIQNELVAEAIAKFQCVIAGWVDMAELVKRMITPNRILKQLIPIIKLAECLLDVNCVEGAKMIGDTISTFFINMEHGGPASQASQASTVTLLCVKAYLGMVLTLERNPKTSDLTRMESFVIFFSRLRSSVQCRLVLDLEAPNSLIKMTLSSGFMFHDMCKILSHDCNFYAPPVKLNAEGLLKCYIRFGNVDWLQSLINKICRAPQPSEIAEKFNTSKINLLTRIISSSSLVELAESSVPAKSTMISLVKNYLLLLVDHFSTLIGKDYQVLVPETPDVDMPRRETLQKSLSSCILFFMRMDPINFSTESLYWSLISLLLAKLTIPQLFHFLIQLFQGFTTTQHGLKNGIIKHVCEFLLTRMKENVTVMHSREDILNVTRCFIQTGSKSLIRSFLEQVCANEIIGFWTHTDKQKLFKLLVSSCDVWGQLSSSKKLIVLETCNYIVINGINDIIRKLDSPSASTNITPILFECVQLFILTERNRFSDGLRCVAFVFQALVAKLSNSQLMDLVMGVFVMEKNEFPATRKISRLYSWYLDTCRRFFSLNFVPLVETDLEIIVKIFDCLLWLNDDICWKNFAFQVCESFPTEESNLFVVVIVSSDPFRKALLDSPSAFNAIITILNHWIDASVSKNEPPFIWKQHKAVVHGHPQVEAFLRSHEKRMFYYKFTSTKEAQHFCTELKVNGPLNGFSVKATTRSKNSSSGKVAYCELLKNRSHHKHLLLEFDKRKSEVEGLKKLLASLLEERDTANLSPLELARPEETDESSSSEIDSDLCIVYESSAVKRRKIDIPTFTVVA from the exons ATGGCGGCACCAGATGAGTTGGTGGAACCAACTAATACCATTTTAAGGAATCAAGTTTCCATCGAACAAGACAGAATTGTTGACAGAGAACTCTTAGCAAAGGCTGTAACAATGTCAAGTGAAGCgagattgattgattttgcaTTTATGAAGCAAATTTCATCCAACGATTTCCCTTTAGTTGGAATCATGGTGGCAGACCTCCTAGACAGTATTTCAATACCTGTTTCACTTAAT gatttttcaaacttaaaaagaaattcggaaaaatcTTTCTATGGCCAAGGATACAACATCTCATATGATACTTCTCTGAGAGATGCTTTGGAAATCGATGGTTCTAGAGTTTGTCCTTTAACACATGCAAACATTGAATTATCATCACTAATTATTCAACACCTTGGACTGCCCAGCAATGAACTTTTGAATGTTCGAGCAAAACTTAGAAAACTGCTTTTGTATGAAATTGGTGGGCATTATATCTTTGATTCCAATCAATTAG ATACCATTGGAACAGTGATCCTTCAAATACCTGTTGAAGAAGGTCACGAAGGTGGGCATTGGAAGGTACAACATAATGGTCCGAGTCAAACGTTTATGAATGATTCAAAAAGCgacacaaatttttatttgtcggaATTTTACGGCAAATGCAAACATTCAATGGAAAAAGTAACTAAAGGCTGCAATGTGGCGCTTGTCTTCGAAATCGTGTGTACCAATGCCAAGACTACTATCCCTTTGGATTATCCAGTTATATTAACTGCCTTAAAGGAGATCAAACAATCACTTAACCCTTGGACACTTGATTTTCCGGAAGAAAACCTGAGCAATAACGAATTTCTGTGCCTTGAGAAATCTTGGGACAAACAGGTTTTATATTTTGATCTACAGGAAAACTACGAAAAACGAGACCTCAAGTTTCAGCTCCTTcgaggaaaagataaaaacttgGCCCACCTTCTCCAGTGTTGCTCATTTCTCGACGTACATCTTGTTAATTTGATACAACAGGAAGCAGGAATCCCTCAGCCACACACTGCTGATTCCGTAGAATCATCTGGAAATGTTGGTCAAGAATTTTCCTGGCAATGGATCGACACTGAAGACAACATTCGGAATTTGGCCTTGAAATTAGATTTGGAGCAGCAATGTGTTGGACCCTTTCGACCCCACGTCAATTCAAATACAGTTATTCAAGAAACTGAAGAAATGACGCAGGAAGAAGATTCTAATTCCGAAATGACAACTGTGAAACGATGCTCATATCGCAGCGTATTGGTTATCTGGCCCAAACATCATTCGGTGTGGATGTATTGTCGTTACGGTTTACCTTCACTGATAACCCGAATGGAAAATTTACTTGCTTCGACGTCACAGTGGCAAGAAGAGGAACGTAAAAGGGTAACTCGGGACTTGCGTCAGTTAGTCCATTATTGCTGCGCTCAACCTAAATTGGTGTGGACCAACATCGATATGCAAAAAGGCGAATTGACGTGGAAATTGCTGTATTTCTGCATCACACTACGAGCTCGTGAAGAAGGTCTCACTTTGTTGAAGACTCTGGGCGCCGATTTTGAAGAACAATGTCAAGAATTGCTTGAAATTAGTACGGAGGCGTTTGAAGGAATTCAAAATGAACTAGTAGCTGAAGCAATAGCTAAATTCCAATGTGTAATTGCAG GCTGGGTTGACATGGCCGAACTGGTAAAACGGATGATAACCCCAAACCGGATTTTAAAGCAGTTGATTCCGATTATTAAATTGGCTGAATGCCTGCTTGATGTCAATTGTGTGGAAGGAGCCAAGATGATAGGAGATACAATTTCGACCTTCTTCATCAATATGGAACATGGAGGACCAGCGTCTCAAGCTTCTCAAGCGTCAACGGTTACACTTTTGTGTGTAAAAGCATACCTCGGCATGGTTCTTACGCTAGAGAGAAATCCGAAGACTTCCGATCTCACAAGAATGGAATCTTTCGTTATCTTCTTTTCTAGG TTACGGTCATCAGTGCAGTGTCGCTTGGTGTTAGATTTGGAAGCTCCAAATTCATTGATAAAGATGACTTTATCTTCCGGATTCATGTTCCACGACATGTGCAAGATTTTGTCTCATGATTGCAACTTCTACGCGCCACCCGTCAAGCTCAACGCAGAGGGTTTGTTGAAATGCTATATTCGATTCGGAAACGTCGATTGGCTTCAATCACTAATCAACAAAATATGCCGAGCTCCCCAACCATCAGAAATCGCAGAGAAATTCAATACTTCCAAGATTAATTTATTGACAAGAATTATTTCTTCATCGTCGCTCGTGGAATTGGCCGAATCTTCTGTACCCGCCAAGTCTACGATGATTTCGTTAGTGAAAAActatctgttgttgttggttgaccACTTTTCAACTCTAATTGGAAAAGATTATCAAGTTCTGGTTCCTGAGACTCCTGATGTTGACATGCCTCGACGTGAAACTTTGCAGAAAAGCTTGTCATCGTGTATCCTGTTTTTTATGCGGATGGATCCGATTAATTTTTCAACGGAGTCACTCTACTGGTCACTTATCTCGTTGCTACTTGCCAAACTTACAATTCCTCAGttgtttcatttcttgatcCAACTCTTTCAAGGTTTCACGACCACCCAGCATGGCCTCAAAAATGGCATCATTAAACATGTCTGCGAATTCCTCTTAActcgaatgaaagaaaatgtaaCAGTGATGCATAGCCGAGAAGACATCCTCAATGTGACAAGGTGTTTCATTCAGACAGGAAGCAAATCACTAATCCGATCGTTTCTGGAGCAAGTTTGTGCAAACGAAATAATTGGATTTTGGACCCATACCGACAAGCAGAAGTTGTTCAAACTCTTGGTGTCGTCCTGTGATGTTTGGGGACAACTCTCTTCATCGAAGAAGTTAATCGTTTTGGAAACCTGTAACTACATCGTCATAAACGGAATTAATGACATCATCCGAAAGTTGGATTCTCCAAGTGCTTCGACCAACATCACACCTATACTCTTCGAGTGTGTCCAACTTTTCATTCTGACCGAAAGGAATCGTTTCTCTGATGGACTGCGTTGCGTTGCCTTTGTGTTTCAAGCTCTCGTGGCCAAGTTATCGAATTCTCAGTTAATGGACCTTGTGATGGGCGTTTTCGTGatggaaaaaaacgaatttccCGCTACAAGAAAAATCTCCCGCTTGTACAGTTGGTATCTCGATACATGCAGGCGATTCTTTAGCCTAAACTTTGTGCCGTTAGTTGAAACGGATTTGGAAATAATAGTCAAGATATTTGATTGTCTGCTGTGGCTGAATGATGATATTTGCTGGAAGAATTTCGCCTTTCAAGTTTGCGAATCTTTCCCTACAGAGGAAAGTAATCTCTTTGTAGTTGTTATTGTGAGCAGTGATCCCTTTCGAAAAGCTCTGTTGGATTCCCCTTCCGCTTTTAACGCCATCATCACTATCCTTAACCATTGGATCGATGCCTCGGTTTCTAAAAACGAACCTCCTTTCATATGGAAGCAACACAAAGCTGTCGTGCATGGGCATCCTCAAGTGGAAGCTTTTCTTCGTTCACATGAAAAGCGAATGTTTTACTACAAATTTACTTCCACCAAAGAAGCTCAACATTTTTGCACCGAACTGAAAGTGAATGGTCCCTTGAATGGATTCAGTGTCAAAGCGACGACGCGGTCAAAAAATTCCAGCTCTGGAAAAGTGGCTTACtgtgaattattaaaaaatcggaGTCATCACAAACATTTATTGCTGGAATTCGACAAAAGGAAATCCGAGGTGGaaggattgaaaaaattgcttgCAAGCTTATTAGAAGAGCGTGACACAGCCAACTTAAGCCCACTTGAACTCGCTCGTCCAGAAGAAACGGATGAATCCTCATCAAGCGAAATAGATAGTGACTTATGCATCGTGTATGAATCTTCAGCGGTCAAACGAAGGAAGATTGACATACCCACCTTTACCGTGGTTGCCTAA